From the Garra rufa chromosome 17, GarRuf1.0, whole genome shotgun sequence genome, one window contains:
- the LOC141289394 gene encoding CMP-N-acetylneuraminate-beta-galactosamide-alpha-2,3-sialyltransferase 1-like: MAVSPLKHQYIMAALLSFTTILLSLYSVLVLSYGSYSFVSTRSPCACSICVADRGNSNWFSERYKPNVPILLNSSNSVLNANVSKWWMHIQYSPNAGNYTEVVDQLFHLFPDKEHYSDAGPDRCRTCAVVGNSGNLLGSYYGPLIDHHEFVLRINKGLTEGYEKDVGSKTTHRILYPESVVDLDNSTHLVLFPFKILDMQWLISTFTTKTITK; the protein is encoded by the exons ATGGCGGTTTCGCCGTTGAAACATCAATACATCATGGCTGCACTCCTGAGCTTCACTACCATCTTGCTATCTCTGTACTCTGTGTTGGTTTTGTCCTACGGTTCTTACAGTTTTGTGTCTACGAGATCTCCGTGTGCATGCAGTATCTGCGTGGCGGACAGAGGAAATAGTAACTGGTTTAGTGAACGTTACAAACCCAACGTACCAATTCTGCTTAACAGCAGCAACAGTGTATTAAATGCAAACGTCTCCAAGTGGTGGATG CATATACAGTACTCACCAAATGCCGGCAACTACACAGAGGTGGTGGATCAGCTGTTTCATCTCTTCCCCGACAAAGAGCACTACTCAGACGCCGGTCCGGATCGCTGCAGAACCTGTGCTGTGGTGGGAAACTCTGGCAACCTTCTGGGATCCTATTATGGGCCTCTCATAGATCATCATGAGTTTGTTTTGAG GATAAATAAAGGCTTGACAGAGGGTTATGAGAAAGATGTGGGATCAAAGACGACTCACCGGATTCTGTATCCTGAGAGCGTTGTTGACTTGGACAACTCCACCCATCTGGTGCTTTTTCCCTTTAAGATTTTGGACATGCAGTGGCTCATCAGTACCTTCACCACTAAAACCATCACAAAGTAA